The genomic interval TTTTGTTATCTTAATATGTGACCTGAAGTTACCTGGTTAACTGTGGAGATGTCCTGAATTGTTGTCCCCTGCAAAACATCTGCAGGGTTGGAAACATTACACAGCATTTCTGGCTGCATGATTCCTTGGTTAAAATGAGCAACGAGGGCACTTGATCCTGGGTCGACTCCGTAGAAAGCAAGATGTCTATCTTGTGAAAGCATCATctgaaaataataatttctgtgaacaaaatttatctataacaaattcttaaaaatcaGAATGATCTGCAGTTGTCATTACTTGTTTCGACAGAATCTGCTCAATATCAAAGCTAAGCTCAGGGTTGACAGTTGCGAGTTTCATCGACAAAAACTGCAAGTTCAGATTGTGTTAGATTACAGAGTGATATTCCAACTGTCCAAGAAATAACTGAACCACCACCCTAATAGTACCTCAACTTGACGTTGTAGTGACTGTACATAATTGATTATCTCATCAAGCATGACTGCCTTACCAGTGATCTGTGAGGGGACAACAGTAAGTTGCACAGCACAAGATAGTCTCGAAGATTTTCTTGCAGATAAAAGAAGAAATTTACCTTACTGCAGCCTGGGACAAGATCTTGAAGCAGCTTCATCCTCTCGCTTATCTTTTTTCTCCTCAGCTGAAAAGAGTTCCATCAACTCAAGAATAAGTAAAGGAAGATCACAAAGCAAAACTGAACCAGGAGCAAGAGTCAAGAGTACTACTCAGAAGCTTACTCTTTCTGCAAGGCTGTGGCTATTAGTGGCTTGGCCTCGCTTTGCCCGGACATGAACATAATCTTCTTTAGTACCATCACCATCAGAAGAATCTTCCTTGCTTTGCATTTTGGAGCAACTCCTTTGGTTGTCCTCCTCCATTGATATCCTCTCTTGCTGAGATGAAACCTCTGTCTGTTGATCACCAACATTCTAAACCAACAATATAATGCATTTAGCTATTGACATAAGAGAAGAAACCATCCACATATAATTCCACACACAGATTATATAACAAAGCCCAGAAAGAAAGCATACTTGTATCCTGCTACTTGCTGATGGGTTCAACAAGGCAATGTGATCATCTATTCCTTTCCTTCTCTTTGCACCACTGCTATGATCATCACTCAGTTGGATGTTTTGACAGAATGTGCCTGTGAGAGATTATCGTCACTATTAGGATTTATCTACAAAATCATTACCTTCAAAAACATCTCAACAACTGCACAATACTAAGTTAAGAGCTACTAATACCTCATCAACTGCATAATACTAAGCTAAGAACTACTAACCGTTGGGTGATCTATAGAGTCCCTCTCTATCCTCTAACACCATGGGGTAAGCTTGAAATCCAAATGCGCCACTGTTATACCCCATCTTCTGATGCAGTGCAACAGAATCCCAGTTCACCTCCAAGAATTCTTTGCCACTATTTGGACCAGGACACTGATCAGATTGCTGGCCTGAATACATCTCCAACTGTTCAGGAAACACCTATCTTTCCCTGTTCCCTGTTCAGCAGTGCAAAATAGAGAAGACATATGAGAAATTCAGAACTGCAACAAGATTGCCCCAACAGAACATAGAAAGCTAAAGAACACCTTGAAACTAAACATAGAAAACTTTGATCAAGCCTGGAAAACCCTTCCATTCAAATGAACAGCTCAACTAGTAATCCTCACACAGTGGTGAAATTTAAAAGCAAACCAGTCCCTTCAAGAACCACTACATATCCCCTatctaaagataaaaagaaggCCAAAAGAAGGATCACCATCCAGGAAAAGTTCTGCTGTAACAGCTGGAGATATGCTTCAGAGCCTTAAGGAACAAACCAAATCTGCCACCAAAGAAGAACACACAGTCCAGAAAGTGAAACTTTAAACCCCAGAGCACACAAAGGGATGAGAGACACAGGAGAAATGAACTCCATCATTAAGCAAACAGCACCCACTAACTTATTCTTTTGGAGCAAAGTGATGAGACTGGAGGAGAGCCTCTGCGCTTCCTAAAAGACTCAAAATCACCAAAGCTAATTGGAAACAGCAAAAGCCTACCAAATCTTCAAGAAATAGGCACGTACCACATTACCACCGTTGTAACTTGAAGAAAAAGAGTGTTTGTTTCACTGGATGTAGAGCTTCCAGACAAGTTAAGAACTAACCAAGAAGTGCGTCTCCTTTTGGATATGGCTAGGCAGCTAGTCCCAAGAAGCTCAAAAGAGCACCTAAAACTGCCCCAAAATTGAACTAAAAGAACCTATTTGGATGATGAAATCATCAAGATATCACACTCAGGGGCACACAGAAAGATGAACGTCCCCTCATGGCCTCACAGAGGATTTGATCACCCTATAAAATCTCACCATTATCTAGGAAAATCACAAATGTGAAGCTAAAGAAAGAACACTAGTACTGCATCAGCAAAGCTTATAAAAGGAAGCAGAGTGGGCAAGCTACTAGTTCAGACTGAACTTGGCGAGGGCGTGAGGCCATTTGAATGCACAGATAGCTGGACTAGGATCTGTGAGACATTACTAGGGCGTTGAAGCTTTCCGAGAGCAGAAGGAAGGAAAGCAACAACCTTTGACTACTCCACCGTGGTATAAAGATCTTGAAAGGAACAGAAGCAAAAATGTTCAAGACAATAACTGTTCGAAAATTACCTGACCGCGAGATCACATGAACCCCTGCAAGAGCCCACCACCAATTTCACCTGCAAATGGAGACATGTGTATACTGAAACAATTCAATAacgcaaaaaaggaaaaaaaaacagcagcttGATGATCTCCTCCCTTTCaaaattctctctttttttaatctttctcCGCAGCATCTTACCTAGTGCCAGTGCGCATTTGGACACAGCTCAGTTGTCTTCTTGGCCGCAATTTGACCGCAGGGGAGAATGAATGGTGCGGTGAAAGATTATATGGACAAGAAGAGGGAGCAAAAGGGCAAGAAGAGAGCTGCAGGCTAATGTGGTGTTTGTTACCTGCCACTGAGGTGAAATGATTCCTTCTTGCCCTCTGGCAAAGGGTTGTTAACCACTGCAACtgcccccctcctctctctctctctctctctctctctctctctcatctctctaaTATTTCCAAAACCTTAGCGTAAGCTAACACCTAATCAAAAGTTACAACAGACTAGTGTACCAGTAGTAGTAGTTTACTGCTTGCTCTACTTTAGTACAAAAAGAATAGCTGTAGCaaggagaaaaataaagtagggagtgaaaaaaaaatagtagcatACAGTTCTCACCTGCCCAACCTTTGCATACCCTCAATGTCCAGTTGGCCCCAGCTTGGGCTGAAGTAGAATGTAGATAAGTATTGATGAAGAGGTGCCCTACTGTGATTTTCTTTCACAGTGTTGTTTATAATATTGGCTCTGTAGCAGTAGAAACACTAGTGCACAACTGCAAAGTTTGAAATAAGAGGGAAATTTTGACCAAGTAGCAATAGTAGTAGGTTAGGTGATCACATAAACTATATCAGACAGCAATGCTTCTACTATGTTCCAGTCAAGAAGATTTTACACAATGTTTAGTATACCATTTTGCGGCCAGATACAAATAGCTCCTCAACAGCTCAACCATTTTTGCGCTCAACTTCTAATGTCCCAGCAATTGTTTCCATATGCACTATGTTTCTTATTCTAGACTAGATATAATCTTCAGTCCAATTTTACCCTTTATTAGTAAAATGCTCATGCATTACAATGGATTCATATGAAGTTGCAGTGCGCAGGCCTATAAGTTGGGATGGGATCtagcatattttatttttaaccaATAGCTTAGTTTTTATTTGTTTCCTCTTTGACTgtcgtttgtttttcttttctcgccGATAAGATATGGTTGTGTGTGCAATATGAGCGGAAGGGAGGTTGCAATTGTAGAGATATTTGTTGTTGTAGTAGCATTATATTAACCCCTTTGCAGTAGCATAAAGTTTTTTGGAGAGCTTGAGATTCCAAGTAATAGCCGATAAGAAAAGTTGGTTTTCCTAGCTTTTTATTAGGCTTGTAGTGGATTCTGTGGTTACTAATTCTTAAAACTTGTGAAAACCTGGATTGTTTGGGGAAGTTAGAGAAATTGTAGCTGCCGCAAACTCCCTAAATAGGGCCTAAGATACTAAGAAGTGGCTGATGAGAATGTGAAACGCATAAAGTTTTTCACCTTCTaaattctagtttattttctaggtTCTATTACTACATATTCTTATATTCTACTATGTGagaattaatgtgagaatttagGTTGTTTACAGTTGCTGTTAGAAGAAGCTGCCGATGCTGGAAACTTTCTAGATAGGACCATGTAATAGTCTTTTAGATTAAACTACGGTGGCTTTGCTTATAAGGTGGGGGAGGGAAGGTGCTTCTCTTCCACACCAAGCTGCAAGCTTTGAATGGAGGGGAGATCTCTTTCTAACTGAAAAATTTTAGTTCCCacgtaaaaattttacaccatgtcacatcaaacgtttaaacacctgcatgaaatattaaatactctctccgtcccaaaaaaaggcaaaccctggatttccgtgtccaattttAAC from Oryza glaberrima chromosome 3, OglaRS2, whole genome shotgun sequence carries:
- the LOC127766810 gene encoding transcription factor bHLH74-like, whose protein sequence is MYSGQQSDQCPGPNSGKEFLEVNWDSVALHQKMGYNSGAFGFQAYPMVLEDREGLYRSPNGTFCQNIQLSDDHSSGAKRRKGIDDHIALLNPSASSRIQNVGDQQTEVSSQQERISMEEDNQRSCSKMQSKEDSSDGDGTKEDYVHVRAKRGQATNSHSLAERLRRKKISERMKLLQDLVPGCSKITGKAVMLDEIINYVQSLQRQVEFLSMKLATVNPELSFDIEQILSKQMMLSQDRHLAFYGVDPGSSALVAHFNQGIMQPEMLCNVSNPADVLQGTTIQDISTVNQIPAMWEGLQNIPHLNYNPGGAMAEGSTNNSGSMKIEK